A stretch of DNA from Hemitrygon akajei chromosome 4, sHemAka1.3, whole genome shotgun sequence:
TCGATTTTAATgcttaagagaagcttggataggttcatggatggtAAGGGTAAAGGAAGCTACTGGTCCCAGTACAAgttgatgggagcaggcagtttaaatgatttggcttggactagatgggccgaaggggctgtttctgtgctgtacttctctatgactctcctCATAGCTAACGCTCTCTAATCTACTGAACCGCTTCAGGATCCTCTGCAAAGCTTCCACGGTTGCGCTGACCACAACTGCATACCagactccaaatgtggcctaattgAAGATTTACTAAGCTGTAACATGGCTCTTATATTCAGAAACGGactccaatccctcagcaatGACCCCGATAACTTGTTTGTCGCTAAACCAACCTTAAATGATTCCATTTATTTCCTCATTTTCAAAAAGTCCTCAAACGTTCTAGCATCTACCCCAGAAAGAGATCTTGAGAAATGGATATCTTAAGGGAAAAATCTACCAATCTACCTTCAGGAAATGAGAATGAATAAACTGGCAAAATTGTTCGATGAATTATAGTCTTTGAAATAACTTCTAATTAGTTCCAGTGGTAATATTGGCATCTAAGCTACACTCATATTGAGCCTATTAATTTAGACTTCCTTTACCAAATTAAAACAGAAAtcgaacagtgcagcacagtacaagcactttagcccacaatgttgtgccaaacgtTTAAaatactccatgatcaatctcgTACTTTCCTCCTGCAAAGCCCTCaccttttcttttatccatgtgcagTACCTATTTGAGAGACTCTTGAACATATCTAATGTATGGCCTCTACCACCCTTCCTGGTAGCACGTTCCACGAACTTAGTgctctctgtggaaaaaaagctacctctgacatctcccctatactttcctccaatcaccttgaaattaaaaacacaagtaagtctgcagatgctaaaaatccaaagcagcacacacaaaaatgctggagtcctgaagaagggtcttggcccaaaacgtcaactgtttactcttttccagagatgcagcctgacctgctgagttcctccgacattttgtATGAAATCTACGAAAATGaagaagcagttgatgtttcgggtggtaactgatgcaccatcaataactctcggagacgtgagacgagatataggcttttattggctggaagaaagaacaagcagcaagtgaccaccacacaacatcctggagactgagaccggggctgtgcctccaattgcctttataccggggtccgtggaaggagccacggtcagtgggaggagccacaggagcagtcagcggggggcgtgtcTAGACAGAtatgtgtagttcaccacagtaacccttgtattagccatttccattctGGGGAAAAGATGCTGCTTGTCCACTCTGTCACTGCCTTTTTTAATCTTTTACAccgtctatcaagtcacctctcatcctccttcgctccaaaggaaaaaaaaccctagttctttcaacctttcctcataagacatgcgctctaatccagacagcatcctggtaaatcactgCATTCCCTCTAAcacttccacatccctcctacactgaggtgacaggaattgaacatAAGtgcggtctaaccagagttttatagagcagcaACATTAACTCATGGTTCTCGAACTTGATCCCCCAACTACCACACCATCAacttgtgtagcagctttgagggacttgaaccccaagattccCCTTTTCTCCCACactaagaatcctgtcattaatcctgtactctgcCTTTGAGTTCAAACTTCCAAAGTGAatgacttcacacttttccagattgccacttctcagccctgctcTGCACCCTGCCAAAGTCCCTTTGTAACTTACGACAACCCctgcactatccacaatgccaccaacctctgtgtcacctacaagcttactaacccacccgTCCAAGGTTCCAAAACATATCAAGATGTTCCCCAAAGCCATTATCAAACAAATTTGTCACCAAGTCAAAAGCAGAAGTTAGAACAGATGATAAAAGCTTGGGCCAATATTTTAGGTTTAATAAAGAGGCTCCAAAGGAAGGAATATAGAGAGTTGGAGAGATATAGGACTGGAATTCCAGAGTTGAGGTCTTTGGCAGGTTACTGGATGGATCAGATATGAATATTAATTTGATGAATGAGAGGATCAAAAACAGCTCACAGAGTTTTAGGGCCTGAATAATTTGCCCAGAAAGGGTGAGGCTTTGGGAGCAACTGAAATGACTAAATACTCGAAAAGCAGAGCCATTGATTAATTAGGAGACAAAGCGagtcagcaaacacgaggaatatGAGTAAACTGCACTGAGCCAACAGATGCAATAGGATTTTGGTTGACGTTTATGTCAATTTGTATTAGAAGGAAGACATACCGAAATATTTCTCTTGAATAGGAGAAatgttcacaaacaagagaaaatctgcagatgctggaaatccaaccaatgcacacaaaatgttggaggaactcctcaggccaggctgcatctatgggaaaagggcatagttgatgtttcagcccaaaatgacaactgtacacttttccatagatgctgcgttgCCTGAGGAGAAATATTTCACCTGTTTGGACGAAAACAGGAGaaatagaaaggagttataggcaggtggtcacaccagggccacagaagacagacaggtgggtcacaatcaggagagggaaagggaagagtcaggtactagagagtacccctgtggttgtacctcttgacaataagtactcctgtttgagtactgttgggggttcagcctacctgggggaagtggcagtggctgtgcctctggcacagagtctggccctgtggcttagaagggtagggaagggaagaggaaggtagtagtgataagggactctatagttagggggtcagacaggcaattctgtggacacaggaaagaaactcggatggtaattTACCTCGCAGgtaccagggtctgggatgtttcagatcgtgtccaagatatcctgcagtaggACGGaggacagccagaggtcgtggtatatattggtaccaatgacagaggtaggaaaagggaagaggtcctgaaaaaagactacaaggagttaggaaggaagttgagaagcaggaccacaaagatagtaatctcaggattactgcatgtgccacgcgacagtgagaataggaataagatgacgtggaggataaatgcgtggctgagggattggagcagggggcatagattcagatttctggatcattgggacctcttttggggcaggtgtgacctgtacaaaaaggacaggttgcacttgaatctcagggggaccaatatcctggtagggaggtttgccaaggctactgaggagagtttaaactagaattgttgggggtgggaaccaaactgacgagactggggaagagaaggttagctcacaaatagagaaagcttagagacagtgtgagagggaggataggcaggtgatagagaagggacgcgctcagaccgaaggtttgagatgtgtctattttaacgcaaggagtttgtgaacaaagtggatgagcttagagcgtggatcaatacttggagatatgatgtggtggccattacagagacttggatggctcagggacaggaatggttacttcacgtgccgggttttagatgtttcagaaaggacagggagggaggcaaaagaggtgggtgcatggcactgttgaacagagatagtgtcacggctgcagaaaaggtggatgccatggagggattatctatgGAATCTCTGTGGGTGGTTAGGAGCAGgaagggggtcaataactttaccgggtgttttttataggccactcaatagtaacagggatatcaaggagcagatagggaaacagatcctggaaaggtgtaataataacagagttgtgatgggaggttttaatttcctagatatcgattggcatctctctagagcaagggggatggggtggagtttgttaggtgtgttcaggaaggtttcttgacacaatacatagataagccaacaagaggagaggctgtacttgatttgatattgggaaatgtacctgaccaggtgtcagatctctcagtgggagagcattttggagatagtaatcataattctagctcctttacaatagcattggagagagataggaacagacaagttagaaaagcgtttgattggagtaaggggaattatgaggctatcaggcaggaaaatggaggcttacattggaaacagatgttctcagggagaagtacggaagaaatgtggcaaatattcggggatatttgtgtggagttctgtataggtacattccaatgagacagggaaaagatggtagggtacaggaaccgtggtgtacaaacgTAAtacatctagtcaagaagaagagggaagctaataaaaggttcagagagctaggtaatgttagaaatctagaagaCTATAAgcctaataggaaggagcttaattcggagagccagaaggggccatgagaaggccttggcgggcaggattaaggcaaaccccaaggcattctacaagtatctgaagagcaagaggatgagatgtgagagaataggacctatcaagtgtgacagtgggaaagtgtgtatggaaccggaggaaatagcagaggtacttaatgaatactttacttcagtattcactatggaaaaggatcttagtgattgtagtgatgacttgcagcagactgaaaagcttgagcatgcagatattaagaaagaggatgcgctagaccttttggaaagcattaagttggataagtcactgggaccggatgagatataccccaggctactgtgggaggtgagggaggagattactgcctctagtgatgatctttgcatcatcaatgggcacGGGAGAGTTTCTAGAgggttggagggttgcgaatgttgtgcctttattcaagaaaaggagtagagatagcccaggaaattatagaccagtgagtcttacctcagtggtttgtaagctgatggagaagatcctgaaaggcaggaattatgaacatttggagaggtataacatgattaggagtagtcagcatggttttgtcaagggcagttcatgccttaagagcctgattgaattttttgaggatgtgactaaacacattgatgaaggaagggcagtagatgtagtgtatatggatttcagcaaggcagttgATCAGGTACCcattgcaaggcttattgagaaagtaaagagttATGGgaaccaaggggacattgctttgtggatccagaactggcttgcccacagaaggcaatgagtggttgtagatgggtcatattctgcatggaggtcggccaccagtggagtgcctcagggatctgttccaggacccctactcttcgtgatttttataaatgacctggatgaggaagtggagggatgggttagtaagtttgctgatgacacaaaggttggaggtgttgtggatagtgtggagggttgtcagaggttacagcaggacattgataggatgcaaaactagactgagaagtggcagttggagttcaacccagataagtgtgaagtggttcattttggtaggatcaaatctgatggtagaatatagagttaatggtaagactcttggcagtgtcgaggatcagagggatcttgcggtccgagtccataggatgctcaaagctgctgcgcaggttgactctgtggttaagaaggcttacggtgtattggcctttatcaatcgtggaattaaacttaggagccgagaggtaatgttgcagctgtatagggccctggtcagaccccacttggagtactgtgctcagttctggtcacctcactacaggaaggatgtggaagccatagaaagggtgcagaggagatttacaacgatgttgcctagattggggagcatgccttatgtgaaaaggttgagtgaactcggccttttgtccttggagcgacggaggatgagaggtgacctgatagaggtgtataagatgatgagaggcattgatcttgtggatagaaTTTTCATCCACCTGCTGGGAAATTGGTACACCACATTTCTGATTTGTATAAAAAAAGGAATAACTTGTGAAATTCCactgtggttgggggggggggggggaggacttcaaatagaggtcataggttaagggttaaatgtgaaatatttaaggagaacctgatggggaacatcttcactcagacggTGGTGCAAGCATGGAACAAAATGACAACTGAAGTGGTGGGTATGAGTCTGATTCTGGCAactaagagaaatttgaataagtatatagATGGGAGGGCAGTGGAGGGCTATGATGCAGGTACAGGTCTGCTGTCTATTTAATACTTTAATAATATTTGAGTCATCTtgatgtgtttgtgtatgtgtgtgtataatatatacttttttttgtttttgcatgatttttaatctattcagtatacatatactgtaattgatttactttttatttattatttttttcttccattttatgcattgcattgaactgctgctgctaagttaacaaatttcaagacacatGCCATTGATTATAagaaaaacctgattctgttatttatagtttgattaagcattctttcttGTTTGCTTAAATACTTCATTGTTGGTTATACaggtattcccccccccccccttaaaaaGGTAGCGTGTTCCTATGAAaactttcttaagccaaaatggcgtaaagcgaagaaccattactttatatgggaaaaattttcgtaaaagtgagaatcctctttgtaatgcgaaaacaggttactaatgtagatcttttgtaaaagtgaagtgccgtaaagcgggggacacctgtaactaaaaatatgttaattgctTACATCCAGCTTAAAGTAAAGATTAAGTTACATCCGCATTTCAGactatgtcttcctttgaattagcctAATGTTTTGAAGTCACAAAACATAACAAGGTTGACAGGGGTAAGCAGAATAACAGcttgacacagactagatggaccgaagggcccatttctgtgtagTAGTGCTCCAAAACTCCATGGATCTACGCAATTTACGGCAACCTGAATACAATTTATAAAGAATCTTATCAAGAAATCAAGTAATTTTCTGCTCTGTGGGAGGTATTTATTCTGAATTGTGTTATTGTTTTTCCTCAAAGCTCTGCTATAATGAATATATCTGTATAGATGGCATTATAAAACCATTCTGGCAGACCAGATCACATTACATGCTTCTCCACTGGTGATTGCAGTTTGATAGAGGAGACCTTACCTGTTGACACCTTTGACCAAGAAATAATAGGCATAGGATCCCCAAAAGCTTCACAGGGGAGATGCGCATCCATCTCTGCTTTCACTGACACGGTCACAGGACTGCTGGGAATTATCTTTGGTTTGGTTCCATTCATCCTAAACCTGGGAGGTGCCAGGGTAATATCAGGTGAGTCTCTCTCTACCCATGCAAGGCCCTGGGAGCTGTTTACTGAGGCAGTTTTAGAGAGCCACTCTGCCGGTGGTGTGGATACACTTGTCTGAGTAGGTACTGGAACTGGGCGGGTGGTTGTCTTGTAGGCGGCTGGTGAAGTCCTCACGTTAGTAAATGGAATCGGAACATGCACAGAATGTGTCTTCTGAGTGCCTCGACTGCTGTTGGATTTTTGTAAAGTGTGTTCTTTCAGCAGGTACTTTGTTTTATTCATTCTTGAACGGTTGCCTAAATCAGCAACAGACTTATTGCGGGGTTTGCTATTTGTCGTTCGGACTGGAGGCACTAACGTCGGCGTAGGAGGCCTGATAGAAGGCTCATCTGGCGTTGTCATGCTTTGCATGGTCATTGTAGCAAATACTGAGAAATTGGGCACGCTGGTGCCTACTGATGGGGATCCGGTTACAGAGTAAGGGGGCTTACCACTTGCTGCAGAGCTCAGTGTCTTTTGTGTTGGTTCTACGGGGATATATTTAGATTTATGCCATGTGCCTTTGTTTGGAATGGCCTTCGGCCTGAGGTTTCCACTTGACTTCCGCCCACCCTTCACAATCCAGGTCGAATTGCTGGTCTGCCCGGTGTGTCTTTCCTTCAATTGTTGCCAGCCACTTGTACGGTGCTTTGGAAGGAATCTGTCTGGTATAGCATTACTTTCAGATGTTCCCGTGGTGTCTATTCCGTCTCGTTCAATTTCTTTCACTCCAGCGTTCGGATAAGGGAGAGAATCCCTTCCTTGTGAGGTAACGCCACCCAATTTAACATCTGGATGTGGTGTTGTTTTGGTAACTTGAGGATGCAAATCAGGGACTACCACCAAGTTTCCAACAGTCGGTTGTATTTCTGGTGCAATGTTTTCAATTCCCATTCCATCTAGAGTTCTATTTTTAACAGAGGGTATTGAAGTCATAGTATCAACATAAGGAAGGGAAGGTATTTTTGGAGGGCTGTCACCTCTGTGGTCAAGACCTGTGGAAATTCCATCATCAGGATGAAACTTTGGTGAGTCAGGATCAGTTTCTAAAACTGTAGGTGGCATTTTTACCACAGCGTTTGATGTTTGAGTGCTGCCTGATCTCTGTATATTAGGAGCAGTGGCTGACGCCACATGGTAATTCAATACAGATTTGGATGTCAATGTAACTGTTGAAGAAACGGAATGTTCTGTAATTGGGACAAGTGGACTTAAGAAAACATTTGATGTTTCTCTGCTGTCCTCCAGCTCCACCACTGGAATATCTATAGTAGTTGTTCTCCCACTTGACACTGGCACATTATTAGAGTCCGGGGAATCTGGAGATTTACCAGTGGGGCTTACCATCGGAGCTGTCACAGTTGTAGTTACGAGTTTTGACTCATGTTGCAATTCATAGTGGCTTTGAGTACGCAGAGGTTTTGACCGCTGGATGGGAGGGATGGGACTGGCAGCCTTGTGATAAGTTTTTACCGCGGCCTGTTCTGTCTGCACCATTGGAGTTGTGTTCAGTCCTTGTACCTTTGGGCGATGTTGCTCTATGGTGGGACTTGTACCTAGATGTGTAGACTCTATCGTGGTCAAGACATTTGCCGAGGTCGTCCCTGGTCGTTCTGTGGTCAGTCGCTGTGGCTCTGTTTTGCGGTAAGCTGCAGTGGTCAACATCAAACCAGCCTTATTTTCTGTGGAAGCATTAATCCTGACTTTCTGTCTGCTTTCTTCTGTTGGAGCCCCTTTCATCGTCGGCCAAGTGGTGGACACCCCATTGGCCTTGGCCTTTGGTTGTGGATGATGGTTCTGCCTAAGCCTATTGAGACGATACCTCCTCCCGGGGCGTCTCTTCCGGCCGTACCTTCGAGAACCAGGGTAAGACAAACGCCTCCTGCCGGCTGCTCGTGTGCTGGTGTTGACGCCGGTGGTGGTGGCTGTCATGGTGCTGGACGCTGTTTTTTTAGGTGTAGTTGTTTCGCCTGACGAGGTGGGAACAGTTGTTGCAGCAGTGGAGATATTGTCAGCTTGGATTGTGGTACCAGCGGCAACAGTGGTTATTCTAGGTGTGGTGGTGTGAGTCCGTTGAGTAGTTCCCTTCAAAGCTGGGTCTCTGATGGACACTATGGGGGTGCTCAATGTAGTAGTTTCATTGACTACATTCAGATCTCCAGAGAAGTATGTGGTGTCATTATCACTGTTCACATTCACATCCACCATTGATTCCTTAGCCTTCGGATGGTCAAGGTTCCTAGCAACCCAAACTCCGGCAATTGACTCATCTACATACGTTTTCGGAACGCTTACTTGCTTGACATCACTCCCCACTTTCTCCTGAGTCAGCCACGTGTTGAGAAACATCCCCGTCGCTTCACTGGGATGCACTTCAACTGGCGGGGTGGGGGTCGGTACCTGTCCCAAAATCTCCGGTCCCCGAGTAGGTGTAGCCGCAGTGCTAGACTCTGTATTGATCTCGGGAGGAGGACTCGGTGTAAGCTTCTCCTCTGAAGGACCACGATGGCTTTCCGAAGGTTGCAGCTTGAGGTTTTCCCGGGACATAGCGTCCTCTGGTGTCCCCACCACTACATTATGTGAAGTGACCACGTGAATTAACTGATCCTCAGAGAAGTTCAGGTCACCGTTTCCAGAAGAGTCTTCCAAATCAAACCCTGCCTTTGGACTGGCCTTAGCGGGAACTTTCACGACGGTCCCAGGCACTCGTCGCCCAGGAGTGGTTGGAGACGGGAAGACTGATGTGTAGGCTTGGTGTGACGGGGCAACTGTCGGCCGGGGAATGGATTTCCTTCTGACTTTGGCCAAGATATCCGCCCACTTCTGTGGATCGATCTTCTTATTCGTCATATTGATCCGTCTGCGTGAGTCCAACCTCCTCCTGCCTTCAGCTGccaccatccctctgcctctcttgAACCCTTTCCTCAGCCTGACGTCCCGAGGGTAATCCACTTTCGAATCATCCCGGGCTCCGTCAGCATGAAGATTTCTCCTCCCATTGGGCGGTCTGCCTGTGTATATGTTGTAAGTTACCTTCTTCTGACTCTCATGGGCTGTCACTTCACCCGAACCACCGTCTTCTTTTCCCTTCTGATACCCAGCCCTGAAGTAGATACGGGAAGGATTCCCCTTTTCGACCACCCGGCTGGGCAGCTTTTTAATGACAGCCACGTTGACGATCATTACATCTGAACCGTACCTGTTGGCTGCAATGCACCTGTAGTGTCCACTGTTGCCATCGTGGCCACTTCGGATGACCAGAGTCCCGTTTGCCTGGACTGATCCAGTTGTGGCATTTGTCGGGGCGGTGAGCGTGCTTCTGCTTGGGAGGATCCAGGTGAGCTGGGCTTCAGGTACTGAAGCGGCCGTACAGGGTAGAGAGATGGTGTCACCGTAAGGCACAATGATGCCTCTTTCCCTGACCTGTGACGCGTGGAGTTCTGCCGGCTGCACAACGACTCTGTGGGTCAGGCTGTCTGTATCATCCTTCACAGAGCCAATGCACTGATATAAACCTGCATCCAGATGTTCCACTGCCTTCACCACCAATTTCCCAGTGCTAGAGACCGAAATGCGGTTGCCCTCACTGGTGTAGGGTGCCGCAACTTGGTTACCATTGGGTAACACCCACTGTATCAATGGATTCTCAGAGGCAACCACCTGACATTGTAGCTCCaacatcgttccagtaaccacaACATGAACCAGTTTTGTCTTGTCCTTCACTttgatcagaacccagtcagtctTCTCCCTTGTAGTACTCTGAACTGGAAATTGTTGAGACAGGTACAGTGAGAATATGAGGACAGCATCATTAGCAGAAGTTAGCTTTCTATCAAGTTTTATGTTGACATAATCTTGCACTAACCAGGAGGGCTTGGCCACTATGTTAGCCCTTACATCGGTGTAGTAATAGGAATCTCTGTCAACTGCTTGTCTATATTGGTAGCTTGAAGATTCTTGAGACATTGTTAAGTCCTTCTTTAGTCTTACAGGTGTTTCGCTGTAGTAGGCAATGAGTTTCCAAAGTCTTTCCATGTTTTCCTGATTCATGGGGCATGTCAGTCTTACTGAGAGTGTCACATTGACGGCTACATCTTGCTCAGTCACCCGACGCCACTTGGCATACCCCTCATTTTTCATACCGTGGATCTGACAGAACAAGTCATTTTTGTTTCCTTGTTGGTCCGTTAAGTTCAATGACATGCTGCCAAGAGGTTTTTGATAGTCTTCGTGCAATATATCTTCGGCTTCATCAGCTTCCCAGTCTTTGCTGTAACCCCTCTTCAACATGGATTTGATGGTCGGCTTTGTGCAGGTCAGTTCACTGGAGTCCAGTTTAAATAGTTCCTTTTTGATAAACTGTTTGGGTTCTGAACATACCGGGCACACTCGACCCTCGGGATTCGTTCTGTCCTTTTTACATTTCACGACATCTGTAAATGAGAAGGAAAGGATAACGTGGTAAATTATTAGGCAGGTTATTATTATCAGtgattttctcactgttaccctcaggtaggaggtacagaagcctaaaggcacacacttagcgattcaggaacagcttcttcccctctgccatcagatttcaaaatggacattgaacccttggatactacctcacttttattaatatacagtatttctgtttttgcatgttttttaatctattcaatatatatgtgccgtattattatttttatttttattttattcatttttctcttctatattatgtattgtgttgaactgctgctactaagttaacaaatttcacatcatatgccaatgataataaaactgattctgatattatTTTGACTTTGCCAAACTCCCCTATGTCTCCTGGTGGAAGAGGGGCTGTGAGATTCAGTCCTTGGACAGTACAAAGCACAAAGAGACGTCAACCCTAGAAATTTTCCCATCTTTCAGTGAGAtcctgggtgccaacatctctgaagatcttttcttgacccaacatattgatgcgatTATGAgtaaggcatgacagtggctttATTTggttaggagtttaaggagattgggTTTGTAACCAAAGACTAAcaaatttgtacagatgtaccatggagaaaatTCTgattgcatcacggtctggtatggaggggccactgcacaggattggaaaaagctgcagaggattgtcgcTAACTCAGCCAGTTCtaacatgggcactagcctccccactattgaggacatcttcaaaaggtgatgcttcaaaaaagGCACCATAATACCCCACCACCTTAGATATACTCTCtttttattactaccatcagggaggaggtac
This window harbors:
- the mxra5a gene encoding matrix-remodeling-associated protein 5 isoform X2 — translated: MAKVFEASPLMVPMVTLSMVLMLTLGFSSQALSCPQPCACYFSTEVHCTFRSLTAVPAGIPKTVEKINFGFNNIQVVHKELFNGLQRLELLMLHGNDIQSLPDKVFKNLKSLQTLKLSYNKVTTITGYTFQGLVNLLRLHLDHNKIEFIEPGAFNGLTSLTLLHLEGNQLQQIHPNTFVTLSVLQHFMFSSIKHLYLSDNSIRTLPRKMRSQMVQLESLYLQDNPWACDCSLQWLLEWGKEAGDVVKCKKDRTNPEGRVCPVCSEPKQFIKKELFKLDSSELTCTKPTIKSMLKRGYSKDWEADEAEDILHEDYQKPLGSMSLNLTDQQGNKNDLFCQIHGMKNEGYAKWRRVTEQDVAVNVTLSVRLTCPMNQENMERLWKLIAYYSETPVRLKKDLTMSQESSSYQYRQAVDRDSYYYTDVRANIVAKPSWLVQDYVNIKLDRKLTSANDAVLIFSLYLSQQFPVQSTTREKTDWVLIKVKDKTKLVHVVVTGTMLELQCQVVASENPLIQWVLPNGNQVAAPYTSEGNRISVSSTGKLVVKAVEHLDAGLYQCIGSVKDDTDSLTHRVVVQPAELHASQVRERGIIVPYGDTISLPCTAASVPEAQLTWILPSRSTLTAPTNATTGSVQANGTLVIRSGHDGNSGHYRCIAANRYGSDVMIVNVAVIKKLPSRVVEKGNPSRIYFRAGYQKGKEDGGSGEVTAHESQKKVTYNIYTGRPPNGRRNLHADGARDDSKVDYPRDVRLRKGFKRGRGMVAAEGRRRLDSRRRINMTNKKIDPQKWADILAKVRRKSIPRPTVAPSHQAYTSVFPSPTTPGRRVPGTVVKVPAKASPKAGFDLEDSSGNGDLNFSEDQLIHVVTSHNVVVGTPEDAMSRENLKLQPSESHRGPSEEKLTPSPPPEINTESSTAATPTRGPEILGQVPTPTPPVEVHPSEATGMFLNTWLTQEKVGSDVKQVSVPKTYVDESIAGVWVARNLDHPKAKESMVDVNVNSDNDTTYFSGDLNVVNETTTLSTPIVSIRDPALKGTTQRTHTTTPRITTVAAGTTIQADNISTAATTVPTSSGETTTPKKTASSTMTATTTGVNTSTRAAGRRRLSYPGSRRYGRKRRPGRRYRLNRLRQNHHPQPKAKANGVSTTWPTMKGAPTEESRQKVRINASTENKAGLMLTTAAYRKTEPQRLTTERPGTTSANVLTTIESTHLGTSPTIEQHRPKVQGLNTTPMVQTEQAAVKTYHKAASPIPPIQRSKPLRTQSHYELQHESKLVTTTVTAPMVSPTGKSPDSPDSNNVPVSSGRTTTIDIPVVELEDSRETSNVFLSPLVPITEHSVSSTVTLTSKSVLNYHVASATAPNIQRSGSTQTSNAVVKMPPTVLETDPDSPKFHPDDGISTGLDHRGDSPPKIPSLPYVDTMTSIPSVKNRTLDGMGIENIAPEIQPTVGNLVVVPDLHPQVTKTTPHPDVKLGGVTSQGRDSLPYPNAGVKEIERDGIDTTGTSESNAIPDRFLPKHRTSGWQQLKERHTGQTSNSTWIVKGGRKSSGNLRPKAIPNKGTWHKSKYIPVEPTQKTLSSAASGKPPYSVTGSPSVGTSVPNFSVFATMTMQSMTTPDEPSIRPPTPTLVPPVRTTNSKPRNKSVADLGNRSRMNKTKYLLKEHTLQKSNSSRGTQKTHSVHVPIPFTNVRTSPAAYKTTTRPVPVPTQTSVSTPPAEWLSKTASVNSSQGLAWVERDSPDITLAPPRFRMNGTKPKIIPSSPVTVSVKAEMDAHLPCEAFGDPMPIISWSKVSTVMTTGNSSLRFEVFSNGTLSIRGAEVQDRGQYLCVAQNPHGADQMLATLVVLAQPPRISEARHRDATVYLGEPFTAECKAEGSPAPHVAWLLPSRRMLQAPGDVDGSATLAADGTLDIRQTAFSDRGVYRCIAGNAAGADVVTVRLHVSALPPRILGQRVENVSAALGQSVHAHCTTRAAPPANVRWILAGGVQIRPSQFINGNLFVFPNGTLYIRHLSPREVGTYECVATNVVGVARRTVGIEIQKHSATAKITLSSPQRVDVSYGSILHLDCEAAGNPGPRVFWRLPSKLLVDSHYSYSKRIKVFDNGTLMVQYVTDKDAGDYLCIARNNMGDDFMVLKVNVMMKPAKIEYKQDANHKVMYGKDLKVDCIASGLPDPEISWGLPDGTMVNSVMQSDDSGTRMRRYTVFDNGTLYFNEVGLKDEGDYTCYAVNQIGKDEMKVNVKVLAEPPTFKGHAPSLVEVPYGDTSSLKCEAKGEPTPWVTWRSPTNKLIFPSSKYQLGTDGTLFIQKVQRSDGGNYTCTARNTAGERRRIVTVRVVIEPPSINGWTSSNIIVKDTAMRESRKLIDCRAEGIPTPRVMWVLPENIIVTAPYHGDRIQVHRNGTLDIRSLKLSDGAQFTCIARNEGGEARLTVQLEVQSNLEKPSFTNPLNAGVAIVIGNSVNLNCSTRGSPTPEVTWILPNGKKLMSGQQLPKMYHARDGTLHISSPTATEAGSYRCIARNTVGSVERFVTLEIGHNPEIRNRYTNLIKVLPGESMRLDCMSGGSTLPQLSWILPSGVVLSRPQSVGRFSLLQNGSLIVHEASVYDRGTYTCKSVSELGLTLMSVAVIVIAYPPRITNGPAPVTYARHGSSVQLNCMAMGIPRAEISWELPDRTRLTATLQARLIGNKFLHPQGSLIVQNPSNRDTGFYKCTAKNLLGSDSKITYVHVF